CCATTTTGTATGCGATACAGTTTTTTGTCTTTTATTTTGTACACATAGTGTCTTTAGGAAACGTGTTCTGAGACGAATCTAAGCAGCAAATAAATATTCACGCGAGAATTTCCGCAGCAGTCAATATGCCTCTCAATTCAATAACATGGTTGCTTCACTGATGAGTAATATATCACTCATAAAACTCAAAAGCATCAATAATATCAAGATAAACACCGTCAAAACCGGCATTAATAACTTTTTGTGTATACGAACCACTGTTACCAAAAATAATATTCTGCCAGTCTTTGTTCCAGTATTTTACTTTGTAATTTCCTTTCCATGCTGGGTTTTCTGCGTCAAGCCATGCCGGTTTGTTTGAAGCCCAGCCGGTCTGCCAGTAATAACGATAATCCTCAGCTTCACCAATCGACATATACGAAATAACTAATCTTTTTCCGCCATTGACCTTATTTCTAAGCTGGTTTATTTCATCTGCTGTAAAGCTGCTTCCATCGGAAAAATACAAATCCATGATTATAAGATCGTAGTTAGTTGCCGTAACCGCATTAATAAAGGCAGTTTTAGTACTAAAACCCGATGGATTAATAAGATAAAGGAAATTCTTTATCTCCGACAGCTTTTTGACAACGGTTGCATTTTCATCAGGAATAGTAGAGGGAAAACCCGGAATCGAAGTTAAATCTCTTTTATCTGCTGCAAAAGAAATGTATCCTGCATTTTTATTTTGAGTATAAGATGAAGTTACTTTTGAAGGCGTTGAGCAATAATCAGTAACGAGAATTGTTTTTCCTGTATTTTTTGATTTATCAAGAAGTTCTCTCAGATATTGATTATCGGCTGCAGGGGTGGCCTGATCATCGTCGTTGTAACCAAAGAATAAATCTTCCTGACCATTCCCATCAATGGCATTTAGGTAAGCACTGTGATTTTCTCCTGATGCATCGCCATTCGCAGAAACAATCTCGATACCATTTTGAGGAATAACAATAAACTGAGCATTTTGAGATTTTGCAAACTTACTTATTCCAATAACAAATTCCCGCATTCTCTCTTTGTATTCTGTTTCATTATCCTGATCCTGATTTGAATTTTGATCATCGTTATCTTTTGAGCAGGATAATGTTAACATCGATACTAATAATAGAAATAGTCTAATTTTCATGGCTGAGATTGATTTATTGAACAAACGCAATGCGATTAAAAATAGTATTTAACATAAAGTAAATCCTTAGACTTTATCTGAATTATTCTATTATGTACGAAAAATGGATCTACTTTATAATTTTTACCTTATCACTGTATCGAATTGGCGCTTCAGGATTTTCAGCCGGATGACCAAGGGCTACATTGATAGTAACTTCATATCCTTCGGGAATGTTTAATAGTTTAAGAATATCTTCATTTTCAGGAAGATTCAGTACAGGCACAAGAGAACCAATAGGACAGGTGCCCAGATCAAGAGCATTGGCACTGAGTAGTATATTCTGCAGTGCAAGACCTGCGTCAAGTTTGGTGTAGTTGCTTCCTTTTTCCCCGGCCATTACAATTAAGGTTGGGGCATGATGGAAAATACTGAAACCTTCTTCTCTGTAACGGGATGCACTTCCCTGAAGTTCTTTACCCTGAGCAAAGGCCAGAAACCTTTTGTTCATTTCTTCAAGGATTTTTTGATTCTGAACCACACGAATCTCCCATGTCTGTTTATTAAGAGCGCTCGGTGCGTAGATTGCACATTTCATTATTGTATCAAGCTGCTGCTGTGTAACCTGCTGGTCTGTGTATTTTCGAATAGATCTTCGTTTTAATATATTGCTGATAATGGCTTCTCTGGAACTGCCTTCAAAAACAGTACGTTCGATCTTAGGTTCGCTGCATCCGTAAAGCAGAATAGCCGCCACTGCGGACACAAATAAATTTTTCATGTTTTTACTCTTAAATTGCATTGTTAATTTTTTTTGAAAAGGAAAAGTTGAATTTAGTGATGAGGTATAATATGTATAGGAAAACAACATACTGAATAAGTCCATAATAATAGAGGCTCAGAACCGCAAAGGCGGCACCTAAAATTTTGATGGTGAGATTAAAAACCGGTTCGATTTTTTGTTTCCAGTCGGTTGGATCTCCCCATGCGACAGGACGGAACAGTATACTGATTTGATGTGAGAAAGCATTAAGCAGCAGGATAGAATAAGACATGTATTCAAACTGCACACCGCCTTTGATCAATATAAAAATAACCAGACCTGTCATCATACCATAATACAATTTTCCGTTTGGAGTTGCAGGGCTCGAAGGCATATCGGTTGCCATAAACAGAGTACCAAGCAGAATACCTGCGGCAGAATAGCGCAGTTGTGCTCCTCCCGGTAACCAAAGCAGAAGTGTAAAAACGCCCAGCAGTGCCAATGGAATATGCCAGCTGATTCTATTTCGCATTAACAGATAAAATCCGCCCAGAACTATGAAGAGAATGGAATATTCGCCTACAGCACCAGAAGTTTTGTATACTATTGCACTAAGATATTCGCTCAGAACCGAATGATCTGCAGCCGGAAAAAACTGATCAGGTGCTATTTTTACAAACCCTTTGGTTTTCCATATATCAGAAGATGTCATAACTGAAGAAAAAAAGACACTCATAAATTCTCTTCCGGCCAATGCGGGATTGAAGGTGTTTTTGCCTAAACCTCCCCACAATATTTTTCCAAACAAAATAGCAGCAGCAGCACCGAAAGCGACTATGTAAAGCGGAACCAAAGGAGAAAGCGTGAGAACCAGCAGTAATGCCGTTACCAAAGCTGAACCATCGAATATGGTATTGTATTTTTTTAGGAGAAAAGCAGAAAACAGAAACTCTGCAATAAACGCTGCTGTTATGGCAGTGATGAACTGCATCATGACCAGACTGCCGTATGCAAGACAGGCAATAATAACCAGTGGCAGTAATGCCAATACAACGTCAAGCATTACCATTTGGGTACTATTGAATTTAGGTTTTATAAAAGGGGCTGTTTTCATTGTAGTATTTTTTCTGCTGATGCTGATAATTTGATTTTGCCTTCAAAAATATTCTCCATAAGGGCCACATTGCTCGGACAGATGTAGGCACAGGCACCACATTCAATACAGTCCTGAAGGTTAAAAGTGCGGAGAGCTTCAAGATCGTTGTCAATATTATGTCGTACAAATTCCAGAGGCATCAGTTTCTGCGGACAAACATCAATACAGAATCCGCATTTAATGCAATTATTTTCGGTTGATTTTAGTTTTTTCAGAACCAGCAGACCACCGGAACCTTTTTCGATCGGCTGCAAAGGCGAATCGACGCTTTTTCCCATCATAGCGCCTCCCATAACAACGGTCTGTTTTTCGGGATTCCAGTGGTTATCCGTCAGATTTAAAATATGACCAATTGGGGTGCCTATTTTTACCCTGAAAATTCCACTTTGAGAGGTATTATTTCCGGAAACGGTAACGATACGGTCTATCATAGGACGCGATTTAAAAACGGCATTGTAAACCGCTCGAAGCGTCCCGATATTATTAACCAAAATTCCATGCTGCGAAGGAATAGTGCCTTTCCTGAGTTCCAGTTTTGTGACAGATTTGATAAGCTGTAATTCGCCTCCCTGCGGATAAGTATCAGGAAGAATCTTAACTTTTACGGCTAACTGTATTTTTTTGGCATTTTCTAAAAGATGTGCCTTAAGGGATTTATTGTGTTTTTCGATACCAAAAACTATTTCAGGTGCACCCAGGACTTTCTGCAAAACTTTAGCTGCCTGCAAAAGCTCGTAGATTTCATATTTCATCAGCGCGGTATCGCTGATTAAATAAGGCTCACATTCGGCACCATTAAAAATCAGGGTGTTAATTTTTTCTTTTGTTACATTGTATTTTAAATGCGTAGGAAATTGCGATCCTCCGGCTCCCTTAACACCGCAGTTAAGCAGTATTTCCTGCAATACTTCAAGATTTATTTCTGAAGGATCAAAATAAGGAGCAGGCGATTTCGTTTCTTTAAAATCATTTATTAAATGTATGACTGCTTTATTTCCGATGGTAGTAAAAGCATTAATGATTCCTGAAGCCGGGGCGTGTATTTTTTCGGCAGCAATATCAGATCCTGCTGCAATTATTTGATACTTCTTTACAGTTTCTCCAATTTTTACAACGGGTTCCATCAAGTTTCTGTAACCGGACAGGGGGATATAAAAATCGACCGGATCTGTTACAGATGCGATTTGTTTCTTCTTAGTTTCTTTCTTTAACGAAGGTATTGAAAGCATTCTGCAAGTATTTTTTTATTATCGTTGTCTATTATAAAATAATCAAAATCGAAATGTTTTTTCAATTCGGCTGTCACTTCATTACGCATTACAGCCGGAACCGTAAAAAGCGCAGTAGAAAGCACATCGCCCAAAAAAGCACTTTTTGTCAGAACCCCAGTCTGTAAAGTTTCAGCAGGATATCCGGTTATACAATTCAGGATATGACCATATTTTTTCCCGTCAATTACCAAATGATTATCCACACTGCCCGAAAGGCTGAAAGTTTGTGAACTGATTTCTAAGCCGGTTTTAAAAGCCTCTTTATTAAATGGGTCCGGAATATTGATTTTCCAGGCCGGATGAGAAGCATCGTTTAATGATGAAATGGTACTGCCTCCCGCATTTATCACAGCATCTGTAACGCCTTGGCTTTTAAGAAACGCAATAGTTTTATCAACTGCAAAAGCCTTTATAAATGAACCGGTAATGATTTCCTGTTCAGTATTTATTTTAATGTTCAGGCCGTCTGTAAGGATCGATCTAAAATTAACTTTTTCAAGTGCATAGGCTAATTCATCACTTTTTGGCAGTTTATGATTATCTTCTTTGTAAAATCCCCAGAGTCGCAGCAGCGGCATACAGGTAATATCATAATGGCCTTTGGTAATAACCGAAACCTTTTGAATTGTGTTGATCATCTCAATACAATCTTTGTCTACAGTAACCCAGCTTCCTCTCATCTCATTAATGCGGTTGAAAAAGGAACCGGATACATATGAGTTATACTTTCTGTCTATTTCTTCGAGCACTTCAAAGGATTTCTCCAAAAGCTGTTCGCCAAATTCAATTGGAATCTTGATTTTGCAATTGCAGTGAAAAATTCTTCGGGTCTGGGCCAGATACTGTTTAGGAACTTTCTGAAGCATTTTCGTCATCGTTTGTTTCCACCACTGTTTTGGTTTTATTTTTCAGGGCTTTAAAATTGATACTTCCCGTATGGATGGTCTGAAAATAAAGCGTATTGTTTTTCCATTTGCTTTTAACAGAATCATATTCCAGTTTCT
This portion of the Flavobacterium gelatinilyticum genome encodes:
- a CDS encoding nitroreductase family protein, with translation MKNLFVSAVAAILLYGCSEPKIERTVFEGSSREAIISNILKRRSIRKYTDQQVTQQQLDTIMKCAIYAPSALNKQTWEIRVVQNQKILEEMNKRFLAFAQGKELQGSASRYREEGFSIFHHAPTLIVMAGEKGSNYTKLDAGLALQNILLSANALDLGTCPIGSLVPVLNLPENEDILKLLNIPEGYEVTINVALGHPAENPEAPIRYSDKVKIIK
- a CDS encoding RnfABCDGE type electron transport complex subunit C: MLSIPSLKKETKKKQIASVTDPVDFYIPLSGYRNLMEPVVKIGETVKKYQIIAAGSDIAAEKIHAPASGIINAFTTIGNKAVIHLINDFKETKSPAPYFDPSEINLEVLQEILLNCGVKGAGGSQFPTHLKYNVTKEKINTLIFNGAECEPYLISDTALMKYEIYELLQAAKVLQKVLGAPEIVFGIEKHNKSLKAHLLENAKKIQLAVKVKILPDTYPQGGELQLIKSVTKLELRKGTIPSQHGILVNNIGTLRAVYNAVFKSRPMIDRIVTVSGNNTSQSGIFRVKIGTPIGHILNLTDNHWNPEKQTVVMGGAMMGKSVDSPLQPIEKGSGGLLVLKKLKSTENNCIKCGFCIDVCPQKLMPLEFVRHNIDNDLEALRTFNLQDCIECGACAYICPSNVALMENIFEGKIKLSASAEKILQ
- a CDS encoding endo alpha-1,4 polygalactosaminidase, encoding MKIRLFLLLVSMLTLSCSKDNDDQNSNQDQDNETEYKERMREFVIGISKFAKSQNAQFIVIPQNGIEIVSANGDASGENHSAYLNAIDGNGQEDLFFGYNDDDQATPAADNQYLRELLDKSKNTGKTILVTDYCSTPSKVTSSYTQNKNAGYISFAADKRDLTSIPGFPSTIPDENATVVKKLSEIKNFLYLINPSGFSTKTAFINAVTATNYDLIIMDLYFSDGSSFTADEINQLRNKVNGGKRLVISYMSIGEAEDYRYYWQTGWASNKPAWLDAENPAWKGNYKVKYWNKDWQNIIFGNSGSYTQKVINAGFDGVYLDIIDAFEFYE
- a CDS encoding FAD:protein FMN transferase, with the protein product MLQKVPKQYLAQTRRIFHCNCKIKIPIEFGEQLLEKSFEVLEEIDRKYNSYVSGSFFNRINEMRGSWVTVDKDCIEMINTIQKVSVITKGHYDITCMPLLRLWGFYKEDNHKLPKSDELAYALEKVNFRSILTDGLNIKINTEQEIITGSFIKAFAVDKTIAFLKSQGVTDAVINAGGSTISSLNDASHPAWKINIPDPFNKEAFKTGLEISSQTFSLSGSVDNHLVIDGKKYGHILNCITGYPAETLQTGVLTKSAFLGDVLSTALFTVPAVMRNEVTAELKKHFDFDYFIIDNDNKKILAECFQYLR
- a CDS encoding RnfABCDGE type electron transport complex subunit D → MKTAPFIKPKFNSTQMVMLDVVLALLPLVIIACLAYGSLVMMQFITAITAAFIAEFLFSAFLLKKYNTIFDGSALVTALLLVLTLSPLVPLYIVAFGAAAAILFGKILWGGLGKNTFNPALAGREFMSVFFSSVMTSSDIWKTKGFVKIAPDQFFPAADHSVLSEYLSAIVYKTSGAVGEYSILFIVLGGFYLLMRNRISWHIPLALLGVFTLLLWLPGGAQLRYSAAGILLGTLFMATDMPSSPATPNGKLYYGMMTGLVIFILIKGGVQFEYMSYSILLLNAFSHQISILFRPVAWGDPTDWKQKIEPVFNLTIKILGAAFAVLSLYYYGLIQYVVFLYILYLITKFNFSFSKKINNAI